In a genomic window of Lagopus muta isolate bLagMut1 chromosome 2, bLagMut1 primary, whole genome shotgun sequence:
- the FUT9 gene encoding 4-galactosyl-N-acetylglucosaminide 3-alpha-L-fucosyltransferase 9 → MTSTSKGIFRPFLIVFIVLGCFMAFILIYIKPTSSWISTPVESASSVLKMKSFFSSKTDNFNETIILVWLWPFGQTFDLTSCQMMFNIHGCHLTIDRSLYNKSHAVLIHHRDINWDLTNLPQQARPPFQKWIWMNLESPTHTPQKSGIEHLFNLTLTYRRDSDIQVPYGSMMVGTGSFTYEVPSKENLVCWVVSNWNPEHARVKYYNELSKYIEIHTYGQAFGDYVNDKNLIPTISSCKFYLSFENSIHKDYITEKLYNALLAGSVPVVLGPSRENYENYIPADSFIHVEDFLSPRDLAEYLLMLDKNNKMYLSYFNWKKDFSVHLPKFWESHACLACDHVKRHQEYKSIGNLEKWFWN, encoded by the coding sequence ATGACATCAACATCTAAAGGAATTTTCCGGCCATTTTTGATCGTCTTCATTGTTCTTGGTTGTTTCATGGCATTTATACTAATTTATATTAAACCAACAAGCAGCTGGATCTCTACTCCTGTGGAATCAGCCAGctcagttttgaaaatgaagagcttcttttcttccaaaactgATAATTTTAATGAAACTATTATTTTGGTTTGGCTTTGGCCGTTTGGCCAGACATTCGATCTAACATCTTGCCAAATGATGTTCAACATCCACGGGTGCCATCTGACTATTGACCGCTCATTATATAACAAGTCCCACGCAGTTCTTATTCATCACAGGGACATTAACTGGGATCTGACTAATTTACCTCAGCAAGCCAGGCCACCATTCCAGAAATGGATTTGGATGAACTTGGAATCTCCAACTCATACTCCACAAAAGAGTGGCATTGAACACCTCTTTAACCTAACCCTGACTTACCGGCGTGATTCAGATATTCAGGTGCCTTATGGCTCCATGATGGTCGGTACAGGCTCCTTTACATATGAAGTGCCAAGTAAAGAAAACTTGGTTTGTTGGGTTGTAAGTAATTGGAACCCTGAGCATGCTCGAGTCAAGTATTACAACGAGCTTAGCAAATACATTGAAATCCATACTTACGGCCAAGCCTTTGGAGACTACGTCAACGACAAAAACTTAATTCCAACTATCTCCAGTTGCAAATTCTATCTTTCGTTTGAAAATTCAATCCACAAAGATTACATTACTGAGAAACTTTATAATGCTCTTCTGGCTGGATCAGTGCCAGTCGTACTGGGCCCTTCCAGAGAAAACTACGAGAATTACATTCCAGCAGACTCTTTTATCCATGTGGAAGATTTTCTATCCCCAAGAGATCTGGCAGAATATCTTCTGATGCTTGACAAAAATAACAAGATGTACCTTAGTTACTTCAACTGGAAGAAGGATTTCTCAGTGCATCTTCCTAAATTCTGGGAATCGCATGCATGTCTTGCTTGTGATCATGTGAAAAGACACCAGGAATACAAGTCAATTGGAAATTTAGAAAAATGGTTTTGGAActaa